A region from the Streptomyces sp. 3214.6 genome encodes:
- a CDS encoding NAD(P)H-quinone dehydrogenase, with the protein MEYVTRIVIIGGGPGGYEAALVAAQLGAEVTVVDCDGLGGASVLTDCVPSKTLIATAEVMTTFDSSYEELGIIVADDTPPLEQAARVVGVDLGKVNRRVKRLALAQSHDITASVTRAGARVLRGRGRLEGMQALDGSRKVVVTAADGTEETLTADAVLLATGAHPRELPDAQPDGERILNWTQVYDLAELPEELIVVGSGVTGAEFAGAYQALGSKVTLVSSRDRVLPGEDPDAAAVLEDVFRRRGMNVMARSRAESAKRVGDRVEVTLSDGRVISGSHCLMAVGAIPNSEGLGLEEAGVKVRESGHIWTDKVSRTTAPGVYAAGDVTGIFALASVAAMQGRIAMYHFLGDAVAPLNLKTVSSNVFTDPEIATVGYSQADVDGGKIDARVVKLPLLRNPRAKMQGIRDGFVKIFCRPGTGIVVGGVVVAPRASELIHPISIAVDNNLTVEQIANAFTVYPSLSGSIAEVARQLHTRKAAGEA; encoded by the coding sequence ATGGAGTACGTGACTCGGATCGTGATCATCGGTGGCGGACCCGGCGGCTATGAAGCGGCGCTGGTGGCCGCGCAGCTCGGCGCGGAGGTGACCGTCGTCGACTGCGACGGTCTGGGCGGAGCGTCGGTGCTGACCGACTGCGTGCCGTCGAAGACCCTGATCGCCACGGCCGAGGTGATGACCACCTTCGACTCTTCGTACGAGGAGCTGGGGATCATCGTCGCCGACGACACCCCGCCGCTGGAGCAGGCGGCCCGGGTCGTCGGCGTGGACCTCGGCAAGGTCAACCGACGGGTGAAGCGCCTCGCGCTCGCCCAGTCGCACGACATCACCGCCTCCGTCACCCGCGCCGGCGCCCGGGTGCTGCGCGGCCGGGGCCGCCTGGAGGGCATGCAGGCCCTGGACGGCTCCCGCAAGGTCGTCGTCACCGCCGCCGACGGCACCGAGGAGACCCTCACCGCCGACGCCGTCCTGCTCGCCACCGGCGCGCACCCCCGCGAGCTGCCGGACGCCCAGCCCGACGGCGAGCGCATCCTGAACTGGACCCAGGTCTACGACCTCGCCGAGCTCCCCGAGGAGCTCATCGTGGTCGGCTCCGGTGTCACCGGCGCCGAGTTCGCCGGCGCCTACCAGGCCCTCGGCTCCAAGGTCACCCTCGTGTCGTCGCGCGACCGCGTGCTGCCCGGCGAGGACCCGGACGCCGCCGCCGTCCTGGAGGACGTCTTCCGCCGCCGCGGCATGAACGTGATGGCACGCTCCCGCGCCGAGTCCGCCAAGCGGGTCGGCGACCGCGTCGAGGTCACCCTCTCCGACGGCCGGGTCATCAGCGGCTCGCACTGCCTCATGGCGGTCGGCGCCATCCCCAACAGCGAGGGTCTCGGGCTGGAGGAGGCGGGCGTCAAGGTCCGCGAGTCCGGGCACATCTGGACCGACAAGGTCAGCCGCACCACCGCCCCGGGCGTCTACGCCGCCGGCGACGTGACCGGGATCTTCGCCCTGGCCTCCGTCGCCGCCATGCAGGGCCGTATCGCCATGTACCACTTCCTCGGCGACGCGGTGGCCCCGCTCAACCTCAAGACGGTCTCCTCCAACGTCTTCACCGACCCCGAGATCGCCACCGTCGGCTACAGCCAGGCCGACGTCGACGGCGGCAAGATCGACGCCCGCGTCGTCAAGCTGCCGCTGCTGCGCAACCCGCGCGCCAAGATGCAGGGCATTCGCGATGGCTTCGTCAAGATCTTCTGCCGGCCCGGCACCGGCATCGTCGTCGGCGGTGTGGTCGTGGCGCCGCGCGCCTCGGAACTGATCCACCCCATCTCGATCGCCGTCGACAACAATCTGACGGTCGAACAGATCGCGAACGCGTTCACCGTGTACCCGTCTCTTTCCGGGTCGATCGCGGAGGTCGCCCGACAGCTGCACACACGAAAAGCGGCAGGCGAGGCCTGA
- a CDS encoding gamma-glutamylcyclotransferase gives MSLYAAYAGNLDARLMTRRAPHSPMRATGWLSGWRLTFGGEQLGWEGALATVVEDPADPGAQVFVALYDIAPMDEESLDRWEGVGLGIYRRARVRVHTLEGEESAWMYVLNGYEGGLPSARYLGEIADAAESAGAPHDYVMELRKRPC, from the coding sequence ATGTCGCTCTACGCCGCGTACGCCGGCAACCTCGACGCGCGGCTGATGACCCGCCGCGCTCCCCACTCGCCGATGCGCGCCACCGGCTGGCTGAGCGGCTGGCGGCTGACGTTCGGCGGCGAGCAGCTGGGCTGGGAGGGCGCGCTCGCGACGGTCGTCGAGGACCCCGCGGACCCCGGCGCGCAGGTTTTCGTCGCGCTGTACGACATCGCCCCCATGGACGAGGAGTCCCTGGACCGCTGGGAGGGCGTCGGCCTCGGCATCTACCGGCGCGCCCGGGTACGGGTGCACACGCTGGAGGGCGAGGAGTCCGCGTGGATGTACGTCCTCAACGGCTACGAGGGCGGACTGCCGTCGGCGCGCTACCTCGGCGAGATCGCCGACGCAGCCGAGTCCGCGGGCGCACCACACGACTACGTGATGGAGCTACGGAAACGCCCCTGCTGA
- a CDS encoding purine-nucleoside phosphorylase: MNASLLPDDIQGDPHAAADAAAARLRELTGAETHDVALVMGSGWAPAVDALGAPDAEFQVTELPGFPPPAVEGHGGKVRSYSIGEKRALVFLGRTHYYEGRGVAAVAHGVRTAVAAGCKTIVLTNGCGGLREGMRPGQPVLISDHINLTATSPIVGANFVDLTDLYSPRLRALCKEIDDTLEEGVYAQFPGPHYETPAEIRMARVIGADLVGMSTVLEAIAAREAGAEVLGISLVTNLAAGMTGEPLNHEEVLQAGRDSATRMGSLLAQVLGRL; encoded by the coding sequence GTGAACGCATCTCTTCTCCCGGACGACATCCAGGGCGACCCCCACGCCGCCGCCGACGCCGCGGCCGCGCGCCTGCGCGAACTGACCGGCGCCGAAACCCACGACGTCGCCCTCGTGATGGGCTCCGGCTGGGCGCCGGCCGTGGACGCCCTCGGCGCTCCCGACGCCGAGTTCCAGGTCACCGAGCTGCCCGGATTCCCGCCGCCCGCGGTCGAGGGCCACGGCGGCAAGGTCCGCTCGTACAGCATCGGCGAGAAGCGGGCGCTGGTCTTCCTGGGCCGCACCCACTACTACGAGGGCCGCGGCGTCGCCGCCGTCGCGCACGGTGTCCGTACGGCGGTGGCGGCCGGCTGCAAGACCATCGTGCTGACCAACGGCTGCGGCGGTCTGCGCGAGGGCATGCGCCCGGGGCAGCCCGTGCTGATCAGCGACCACATCAACCTGACGGCGACGTCGCCGATCGTGGGCGCGAACTTCGTCGACCTCACCGACCTGTACTCGCCGCGGCTGCGCGCCCTGTGCAAGGAGATCGACGACACGCTGGAGGAGGGCGTCTACGCCCAGTTCCCCGGCCCGCACTACGAGACGCCGGCCGAGATCCGCATGGCGCGCGTGATCGGCGCGGACCTGGTGGGCATGTCCACTGTGCTGGAAGCCATCGCGGCGCGCGAGGCGGGCGCGGAGGTGCTCGGCATCTCCCTGGTGACCAACCTCGCCGCGGGCATGACGGGCGAGCCGCTGAACCACGAGGAGGTCCTCCAGGCCGGACGGGACAGCGCCACGCGGATGGGCTCCCTGCTGGCCCAGGTCCTCGGCCGCCTGTAG
- a CDS encoding phospho-sugar mutase, whose product MHDVIARATAWLAEDPDPQTRDELAGLIEAEALTELADRFSGTLQFGTAGLRGELGAGPMRMNRSVVIRAAAGLAAYLKKSGQAGGVVVIGYDARHKSEDFARDTAAVMTGAGFRAAVLPRPLPTPVLAYAIRHLGAVAGVEVTASHNPPRDNGYKVYLGDGSQIVPPADSGIAAEIDAITALKEVPRPRAGWHVLDDAVLDAYLARTDAVLAADSPRTARTVYTAMHGVGKDVLLAAFARAGFPEPVLVAEQAEPDPDFPTVAFPNPEEPGAMDLAFAAARASAPDLVIANDPDADRCAVAVPDGGDWRMLRGDEVGSLLAAHLVRRGARGTFAESIVSSSLLGRIAEKAGLPYEETLTGFKWIARVDGLRYGYEEALGYCVDPEGVRDKDGITAALLITELASELKEEGRTLLDLLDDLAVEHGLHATDQLSVRVQDLSVIADAMQRLREQPPTSLAGLTITRAEDLTQGTDRLPPTDGLRYTLDGARVVVRPSGTEPKLKCYLEVVVPVADHSGLPAARAEADDLLATIKRDLSAAAGI is encoded by the coding sequence GTGCACGACGTCATCGCCCGCGCCACCGCCTGGCTCGCCGAGGACCCCGACCCGCAGACCCGTGACGAGCTCGCCGGGCTCATCGAGGCCGAGGCCCTCACCGAGCTCGCCGACCGTTTCAGCGGCACCCTCCAGTTCGGCACCGCAGGCCTGCGCGGTGAGCTGGGCGCCGGGCCCATGCGTATGAACCGCTCGGTCGTCATCCGCGCCGCCGCCGGTCTCGCCGCGTATCTGAAGAAGAGCGGCCAGGCCGGCGGAGTCGTCGTCATCGGCTACGACGCCCGCCACAAGTCGGAGGACTTCGCCCGGGACACCGCCGCGGTGATGACGGGCGCGGGCTTCCGGGCGGCCGTCCTGCCCCGCCCGCTGCCCACCCCCGTCCTGGCGTACGCCATAAGGCACCTCGGCGCGGTCGCCGGGGTCGAGGTCACCGCCAGCCACAACCCGCCCCGCGACAACGGCTACAAGGTGTACCTGGGCGACGGTTCACAGATCGTGCCGCCCGCCGACTCGGGGATCGCGGCCGAGATCGACGCGATCACCGCCCTGAAGGAAGTTCCCCGTCCGCGGGCCGGCTGGCACGTCCTCGACGACGCCGTCCTCGACGCCTACCTGGCCCGTACGGACGCCGTCCTCGCCGCGGACTCCCCCCGTACGGCCCGCACGGTCTACACGGCGATGCACGGCGTCGGCAAGGACGTCCTGCTCGCCGCCTTCGCCCGGGCGGGCTTCCCGGAGCCGGTGCTCGTCGCCGAACAGGCCGAGCCCGACCCGGACTTCCCGACCGTCGCCTTCCCCAACCCGGAAGAGCCCGGCGCGATGGACCTGGCGTTCGCGGCGGCCCGCGCGAGCGCACCCGACCTGGTCATCGCCAACGACCCGGACGCCGACCGCTGCGCCGTGGCCGTCCCCGACGGCGGCGACTGGCGGATGCTGCGGGGCGACGAGGTCGGCTCGCTGCTCGCCGCGCACCTCGTGCGGCGCGGGGCGCGCGGCACGTTCGCCGAGTCGATCGTCTCGTCCTCCCTCCTCGGCCGGATCGCCGAGAAGGCGGGCCTGCCCTACGAGGAGACCCTCACCGGCTTCAAGTGGATCGCCCGCGTCGACGGCCTGCGCTACGGCTACGAGGAGGCCCTCGGCTACTGCGTGGACCCCGAGGGCGTCCGCGACAAGGACGGCATCACCGCCGCCCTGCTCATCACCGAGCTCGCCTCGGAGCTCAAGGAGGAGGGCCGCACCCTCCTCGACCTGCTCGACGACCTCGCCGTGGAACACGGCCTGCACGCCACCGATCAGCTGTCGGTGCGGGTGCAGGACCTGTCGGTCATCGCCGACGCCATGCAGCGTCTGCGGGAGCAGCCCCCGACCTCCCTCGCGGGCCTCACCATCACCCGCGCCGAGGACCTCACCCAGGGCACGGACCGGCTGCCGCCCACCGACGGGCTGCGCTACACGCTCGACGGCGCGCGGGTCGTCGTCCGCCCGAGCGGTACGGAGCCGAAGCTGAAGTGCTACCTGGAGGTCGTCGTTCCGGTGGCCGACCACTCCGGTCTCCCGGCCGCCCGCGCCGAGGCGGACGACCTGCTCGCCACGATCAAGCGGGACCTGTCGGCGGCGGCCGGCATCTGA
- a CDS encoding phosphate ABC transporter ATP-binding protein: MPEATDTTVKLPRVPAGTTAGGNDPATLEADSISAWFGDHKVLDQVSLTMPARKVTALIGPSGCGKSTFLRILNRMHELVGSASLAGRVLLDGDDIYDRGRRITHARRQIGMVFQKPNPFPAMSIYDNVTAGLKLGGIKAGRDSKDGLVEECLTKAGLWKEVRDRLRQPGGALSGGQQQRLCIARSLAVRPRVLLMDEPCSALDPTSTRRIEETIHELSEDVTIVIVTHNMQQAARVSDQCAFFLAEQGTPGGIVEHGPTASMFDSPQDPRTSDYVGGRFG; encoded by the coding sequence ATGCCCGAAGCGACAGACACGACCGTGAAGCTGCCGCGGGTGCCCGCGGGCACGACCGCGGGCGGGAACGACCCGGCCACCCTGGAGGCCGACTCCATCTCGGCCTGGTTCGGCGACCACAAGGTCCTGGACCAGGTGTCGCTCACCATGCCCGCCCGCAAGGTGACCGCGCTCATCGGCCCGTCCGGCTGCGGCAAGTCCACCTTCCTGCGGATCCTCAATCGCATGCACGAACTGGTCGGCTCCGCCTCCCTCGCCGGCCGGGTGCTGCTCGACGGCGACGACATCTACGACCGCGGCCGCCGCATCACCCACGCCCGCCGCCAGATCGGCATGGTCTTCCAGAAGCCGAACCCCTTCCCGGCGATGTCGATCTACGACAACGTCACCGCGGGCCTGAAGCTGGGTGGCATCAAGGCCGGCCGGGACAGCAAGGACGGTCTCGTCGAGGAGTGCCTCACCAAGGCGGGCCTGTGGAAGGAGGTCCGCGACCGTCTGCGCCAGCCCGGCGGCGCGCTCTCCGGCGGCCAGCAGCAGCGCCTGTGCATCGCGCGCTCGCTGGCGGTCCGGCCCCGGGTCCTGCTCATGGACGAGCCGTGCTCGGCCCTGGACCCCACCTCGACCCGCCGCATCGAGGAGACGATCCACGAGCTCTCCGAGGACGTGACGATCGTGATCGTCACCCACAACATGCAGCAGGCCGCCCGTGTCTCCGACCAGTGCGCCTTCTTCCTGGCCGAACAGGGCACCCCCGGCGGGATCGTCGAACACGGCCCCACGGCCTCGATGTTCGACAGCCCCCAGGACCCGCGCACCTCGGACTACGTGGGCGGCCGCTTCGGATGA
- a CDS encoding sortase, producing the protein MTVLSPPPPVEASPAPAPAPEPPSAAGPTRAERAGLAFAGAALCVLAALLLGFAANLTIVGHLQHARDQQTAYDELRRQLALGIAPVGQRTYEQDMLKPGAPVALLRIPALGLKEVVGEGTASGVLMSGPGHRRDTPLPGQAGTSVIMGRQWGYGSPFNDLHQLPVGAEIRVTTGQGTAAYTVSGIRREGDPLPPTLTQGQGRLTLITADGGPYTPSGTLRVDAALTSAVQPAPPRPLTSGWIDESEQALGTEGAAWLPVFLWSQALLLAALLTMAARRVWGPWQTWIVGVPVLAALGLAVSGAATRLLPNLL; encoded by the coding sequence GTGACCGTGCTGTCCCCGCCCCCGCCGGTCGAGGCGTCACCGGCGCCGGCGCCCGCGCCCGAGCCGCCGTCCGCCGCCGGGCCGACGCGGGCCGAGCGCGCCGGCCTCGCGTTCGCCGGCGCCGCACTGTGCGTGCTCGCCGCCCTGCTGCTCGGCTTCGCGGCCAACCTCACCATCGTGGGGCACCTCCAGCACGCCCGCGACCAGCAGACCGCCTACGACGAGCTGCGCCGCCAACTCGCCCTCGGCATCGCACCGGTGGGGCAGCGGACGTACGAGCAGGACATGCTGAAGCCGGGCGCGCCCGTCGCGCTGCTGCGCATCCCCGCCCTCGGCCTGAAGGAGGTCGTCGGGGAGGGCACCGCCTCCGGAGTGCTGATGTCCGGCCCGGGCCACCGCCGCGACACCCCGCTGCCGGGCCAGGCCGGCACCAGCGTGATCATGGGCCGCCAGTGGGGGTACGGCAGCCCGTTCAACGACCTCCACCAACTCCCCGTCGGCGCCGAGATCCGCGTGACGACCGGCCAGGGCACCGCCGCCTACACGGTCTCGGGCATCCGTCGCGAGGGCGACCCCCTGCCGCCCACGCTCACCCAGGGCCAGGGCCGGCTCACCCTCATCACCGCCGACGGCGGCCCCTACACCCCCTCCGGCACCCTCCGCGTCGACGCCGCCCTGACCAGCGCCGTCCAGCCCGCCCCACCGCGGCCCCTGACCTCCGGCTGGATCGACGAGTCCGAGCAGGCCCTGGGCACCGAGGGCGCCGCCTGGCTCCCGGTCTTCCTCTGGTCGCAGGCGTTGCTGCTCGCGGCCCTGCTCACCATGGCCGCGCGCCGCGTGTGGGGCCCCTGGCAGACCTGGATCGTCGGCGTGCCCGTACTGGCCGCCCTCGGCCTCGCCGTCTCCGGCGCCGCCACGCGTCTGCTGCCCAACCTGCTCTGA
- a CDS encoding Ig-like domain-containing protein, whose translation MTVPQPFRRTAAVLAACALLALGLVTLAVTQSQPARAASVGAFTMTPGTGELSATQPIAGSLTIPGKCPDVTLEDINWNSALNLYVVKADGTEQLALRGVTDKAPYSAATSTLSLAAADNPGLFVAPLTDIITGDGTYELRLRCVDNFDYAVAPDSIVPGDPYWSQKITVTGDHWAVGEGAKATGVTLVAAPGDIEPGEEVTLTATVSPAEATGKVTFLDGTTSLGEATVAGGRAELRTKALTQGRHDITARFTPADATRWGASEAAVATVLVYPADYEIHDAADKRLAVEPQLRRGQTVKLIVRGCTAGTTYAMKLSGNDAGFAAATADASGVVTWPTLTVPDDAVAGRASWTFTAAGKNCRTNGGVGVDFTTASFTVPEPSGSPSPTGSADPSGDPTGDPTDAPSDQPTDGPTGGTGDTAGTTSGTTSGTTGGAGTGGTTTTGGGLASTGSEIALFSGVGAVVLCTAGILFVRFGRRRGLLHFGEPRA comes from the coding sequence ATGACCGTGCCGCAACCCTTCAGAAGAACGGCCGCCGTCCTGGCCGCCTGCGCCCTGCTCGCACTGGGCCTGGTGACCCTGGCCGTGACCCAGTCCCAGCCCGCCCGGGCGGCCTCCGTCGGCGCGTTCACCATGACGCCCGGCACCGGCGAACTGAGCGCCACCCAGCCCATCGCCGGGTCCCTCACGATTCCCGGCAAGTGTCCCGACGTCACCCTCGAGGACATCAACTGGAACAGCGCCCTCAACCTGTACGTCGTCAAGGCCGACGGCACCGAGCAACTGGCGCTGCGCGGCGTCACCGACAAGGCCCCCTACTCGGCCGCCACCTCGACGCTGTCGCTCGCCGCGGCCGACAACCCGGGCCTGTTCGTCGCCCCGCTGACGGACATCATCACCGGCGACGGCACCTACGAGCTGCGCCTGCGCTGCGTGGACAACTTCGACTACGCGGTGGCGCCGGACTCGATCGTCCCCGGCGACCCGTACTGGTCCCAGAAGATCACCGTGACCGGTGACCACTGGGCCGTCGGCGAGGGCGCGAAGGCCACCGGCGTCACTCTCGTGGCGGCGCCCGGCGACATCGAGCCCGGCGAGGAGGTCACGCTCACCGCGACGGTCTCGCCGGCCGAGGCGACCGGCAAGGTCACCTTCCTGGACGGCACGACCTCCCTGGGCGAGGCCACCGTCGCCGGTGGCAGGGCCGAGCTCAGGACGAAGGCGCTGACCCAGGGGCGGCACGACATCACCGCCCGCTTCACCCCCGCCGACGCGACCAGGTGGGGCGCCTCGGAGGCCGCGGTGGCCACCGTGCTCGTCTACCCCGCGGACTACGAGATCCACGACGCCGCCGACAAGCGGCTGGCCGTCGAACCGCAGCTCCGGCGCGGCCAGACCGTCAAGCTGATCGTCCGTGGCTGCACGGCCGGCACGACGTACGCGATGAAGCTGAGCGGCAACGACGCCGGCTTCGCCGCCGCCACCGCGGACGCGAGCGGAGTGGTGACCTGGCCGACGCTGACCGTCCCCGACGACGCGGTCGCGGGCCGGGCGTCCTGGACGTTCACCGCGGCCGGCAAGAACTGCCGGACCAACGGCGGCGTGGGCGTGGACTTCACCACCGCGTCCTTCACCGTCCCCGAGCCGAGCGGCTCCCCGAGCCCCACCGGCAGCGCCGACCCCTCGGGCGACCCGACGGGCGACCCCACCGACGCCCCGAGCGACCAGCCCACCGACGGGCCGACCGGCGGCACGGGCGACACCGCCGGAACGACGTCCGGAACGACGTCCGGCACCACCGGCGGCGCCGGCACCGGCGGAACCACCACGACGGGCGGCGGCCTCGCCTCCACCGGCAGCGAGATCGCCCTGTTCTCCGGCGTCGGAGCCGTCGTCCTGTGCACGGCCGGCATCCTCTTCGTCCGCTTCGGCCGCCGACGCGGCCTGCTGCACTTCGGCGAGCCCCGCGCCTAG